In a genomic window of Deinococcus aerolatus:
- a CDS encoding ZIP family metal transporter: MTGLSQILLLTLIPVAATILGGVVASFRPPTPRVRSFVQHLAAGVVFAAVAGELLPQITAGREPLGVVIGFALGVGVMLVVRTLVGRLDPEEEDGAAGEDSAGAAPRAVTGLLAAVGIDILIDGLLIGVGFAAGERVGTLLVVALTLELLFLGLSVAASLGQRGASRSRSILTVSGLSLLVIVGASLGGTLLQGLSGLALEIVLSFGAAALLYLVTEELLVEAHEVKETPWITSAFFIGFIALYLIELLA, from the coding sequence ATGACTGGGCTGAGCCAGATTCTGCTGTTGACGCTGATTCCCGTGGCTGCCACCATCCTGGGCGGCGTGGTGGCCAGCTTCCGCCCGCCCACCCCACGCGTTCGCAGCTTTGTCCAGCACCTCGCGGCGGGCGTCGTCTTTGCCGCCGTTGCCGGGGAGTTGCTGCCTCAGATCACGGCGGGCCGGGAGCCGCTGGGCGTGGTGATCGGCTTCGCCCTGGGCGTGGGCGTCATGCTGGTGGTGCGGACGCTGGTGGGCCGGCTGGATCCGGAAGAAGAGGACGGGGCGGCCGGGGAGGATTCCGCTGGGGCCGCCCCGCGCGCCGTGACTGGCTTGCTCGCGGCGGTGGGCATCGACATCCTGATCGACGGCTTGCTGATCGGCGTGGGCTTCGCAGCTGGCGAGCGGGTGGGCACCCTGCTGGTGGTGGCGCTGACCCTGGAACTGCTGTTCTTGGGCCTGTCGGTGGCGGCCAGCCTGGGACAGCGCGGAGCCTCCAGGAGCCGCAGCATCCTGACCGTGAGCGGCCTGAGCCTGCTGGTCATCGTGGGGGCCTCGCTGGGCGGCACGCTGCTACAGGGATTGTCTGGCCTGGCGCTGGAAATTGTCCTGTCCTTCGGCGCGGCGGCGCTGCTGTACCTGGTCACTGAGGAACTGCTGGTAGAGGCGCACGAGGTCAAGGAGACGCCGTGGATCACCAGCGCCTTTTTCATAGGCTTCATCGCCCTGTACCTGATTGAACTGCTGGCGTAG